A portion of the Bactrocera neohumeralis isolate Rockhampton chromosome 2, APGP_CSIRO_Bneo_wtdbg2-racon-allhic-juicebox.fasta_v2, whole genome shotgun sequence genome contains these proteins:
- the LOC126751809 gene encoding RNA-binding protein with serine-rich domain 1-B, with amino-acid sequence MAHERSPSAGVEKEGKDGKESSTKDVKPKVSSSSNSNRGRERDRRRRGSASSSSDSSGSSSDSSSSRTTSGSGSRSSSSSSSGSSSSSTSSSTDSDRSVNNRRRGGAGNSNTVRKSGSPRRSKSPKDTSKARKDNSHSKERERERERDRDRNERDRDRDRERNERDRRRSRSRSKERVRRLSNDRGGGVGVGDVPNVKRERSKDRERERRSRSRSGSRSPRRRIRSSGERSPATKRRDRSRSRSTTPKPTRIHVGRLTRNVTKEHVVEIFSCFGEVKNVEFPTDRYHPSFGRGIAYVEYATAEECEAAMKQMDGGQIDGQEVTVSPVLTPKIRAPARRPSPIMRRPVGRWRSPPQFNRFNNRGRRSPPRGRRSPRRRSRSPIRRRRRSNSSDSSR; translated from the exons at GGCTCATGAGCGTTCGCCATCTGCCGGAGTAGAAAAAGAGGGAAAGGATGGAAAAGAATCGTCGACAAAAGATGTTAAGCCAAAAGTTAGTTCATCATCTAATTCTAACCGTGGACGAGAACGTGATCGCAGAAGGAGAGGATCGGCATCATCTAGCAGCGACAGTAGCGGCAG TTCGTCAGATAGCAGTTCTTCAAGAACTACTTCAGGATCAGGATCACGTTCAAGCTCTTCAAGTTCAAGCGGATCATCATCGTCGTCTACTTCATCTTCAACCGATTCTGATCGCAGTGTAAATAATAGACGTCGTGGCGGAGCTGGTAACTCAAATACTGTACGAAAGAGTGGATCGCCGCGCCGTTCAAAATCTCCAAAAGACACAAGTAAGGCACGTAAAGATAATTCCCATTCTAAAGAACGAGAACGGGAAAGGGAACGTGACCGCGATCGTAATGAGCGCGACCGAGACAGAGATAGAGAGCGAAATGAACGAGATCGTCGACGATCACGTTCTCGATCCAAGGAACGTGTGCGTCGCCTTTCAAATGATCGTGGCGGTGGAGTTGGAGTTGGAGACGTTCCCAATGTCAAACGTGAACGTTCTAAAGATCGCGAGCGTGAACGTCGTTCGCGTTCTCGTTCTGGTTCACGATCTCCACGACGTCGTATACGCAGTTCAGGTGAACGCAGTCCTGCAACAAAACGACGTGATCGCTCGCGTTCACGTTCGACTACACCAAAACCCACTCGAATACATGTTGGTCGATTAACCCGCAACGTTACAAAAGAACATGTTGTTGAGATATTCAGTTGCTTCGGAGAGGTAAAAAATGTAGAATTCCCAACGGATCGGTATCACCCTTCTTTTGGACGCGGCATTGCATATGTTGAGTATGCAACGGCAGAGGAATGTGAAGCTGCCATGAAGCAGATGGATGGAGGACAAATTGATGGGCAAGAAGTTACTGTGTCACCGGTGTTAACACCAAAAATACGTGCACCTGCTAGACGTCCTTCGCCCATAATGCGACGCCCAGTAGGAAGATGGCGTTCGCCGCCTCAATTCAACAGATTTAATAATCGTGGTAGGCGCTCACCCCCACGTGGTCGACGTTCACCCCGTCGCCGTTCCCGTTCACCAATTCGCCGTCGCAGACGTAGCAATAGCTCGGACAGTTCTCGTTAA